Within Calliopsis andreniformis isolate RMS-2024a chromosome 4, iyCalAndr_principal, whole genome shotgun sequence, the genomic segment TGATGCATATGAAATTGTCCACCAATAGTGATGTAGCATTATTctccttttttattaaaaaacttcTATTTTTGAACAACTACATATTAAAATTCAATTCCTTCTTGGCAAATGTTTCGTATGCTTTTCAAGCCAGAGGTACTACAGAAAATCTCTAGAACCACTCCCAAAGTTTAATATTCACAGTACAACAAATCTTCCTTGAAACAGGAGACACATCCCTAAATTGAAGAAGAAGCAACAAGAGATTCTATCAATTCTCCACACATCACACCTTAAAATCCACCTCATTATCCATTTTCTTTCTAAGCAAGGCGTGACGAGCTATTTCCCTAACAATTTCCATCACTACCTGCATCTATGAAAGCCACCTTAACGAAGACTCCCTAATCTAGGTGGCCCCAAACCCGCCTGCGCCGAAATCTGCAGAGAAACCGCAGCAAGTTTCCTCGATAAGAGCTAGGACTCGAGGCGAAAGAGTTACGCTGAGACAGGAGTGCTGGGCTGGTCGAGAGCAACGAGTATCGAGTCGCTTGTACTTTCACTCCGTGTTCGTTGATCGGTCAGGCTCGGCCGAAGAAGCGGGCGAAGGAGAAGGCAGAAGAGGCGCGAAGCGAAACGCTGCCACGTCCCTCTCCGCCTCTGGTCCAGGGTTGACTGACCTCGAGGGCTAGGCAGTGGGATCGTCGGCGCAAGAGAAGCAGAAGGAGCGAGACGACCGCGGTGACGGCGACGACGAGCGCGACGAGGAGTGGCCGAGAAGAAGAAGAGCAAATTGGTGCTCCCGGTAGCAGGGGCCCATGAACAGCGTGGAGGAGAAGCTGCGTAGCGTGACGAAGCGTAGCAGACGCGGCCCGAGGGGAACTGGGCCAGCAGACGCTGATTGGTCGAGCGGAGCGGGACCGTCTGGTGGGGCTAGGGGCACGGCCCAAGCTTCCCCCTCCACGTCACAGGCCAGCGGCTCCGCGTGCAACAGGATCCAGGAGGCGATGGGACCTACCAGGCGGCAGTCCTCGCGGGACAGCGTGGACTCGACGGGCCAGCAGGCCCCACCCGAGCACGGCGAGCTCCTTTTCAAGGTCCTGCCCTCTCTCCTGATACCACGTTCGGCGTACGACGCTCCACTCGCGATTGACGCTCATGCAAATTATTTGGGACCCTTAAGATCGCCCAGGGGCGAACCCTGCTGTTCTGAAGTTTGTCTTTTTGCAGGGTTCGCTCCGCCCTGATTTATTGACCTTTCAAGAGTAGAAGCTTCATGGGcgagttatgttttattttttaattaaagctcTTCAGATTCAAATTGAAACTAACGATAATGCATATAGTAAACACTGAATGTGTGAAAGGTTCGTTGGCGGGGGACTTTGAGGGTCCCAATTTTCTATAGGGACCAATGATGGAGTAACCAATTACATTATTGACTATTTAGATTATCAAATTCTTGTAATTGCTAATAATAAAGGCTTCTTTATATAGTTTATTCACTTTCCTCGTAC encodes:
- the LOC143178220 gene encoding uncharacterized protein LOC143178220, with protein sequence METRRAPGLTETSEPLPEGPPAASVPTVSPNCRSRSDPALRESRARNPLAPLVSHLSSVAPNPPAPKSAEKPQQVSSIRARTRGERVTLRQECWAGREQRVSSRLYFHSVFVDRSGSAEEAGEGEGRRGAKRNAATSLSASGPGLTDLEG